From a region of the Buchnera aphidicola (Aphis fabae) genome:
- a CDS encoding integration host factor subunit alpha translates to MVLTKAEISENLFEKLKLTKRDSKAFVEFFFEEVKKSLEQGENVKLSGFGNFQLKHKKERPGRNPKTGEKVVISKRRVVTFKAGQKLKNRVEHCVIKTKY, encoded by the coding sequence ATGGTACTAACAAAAGCTGAAATTTCAGAAAATTTATTTGAAAAATTAAAATTAACTAAACGTGATTCAAAAGCATTTGTAGAGTTTTTTTTTGAAGAAGTAAAAAAATCTTTAGAACAAGGAGAAAATGTTAAATTATCTGGATTTGGAAATTTTCAATTAAAACACAAAAAAGAACGTCCAGGTAGAAATCCAAAAACAGGAGAAAAAGTAGTTATTTCAAAAAGACGAGTTGTTACTTTTAAAGCTGGTCAAAAATTAAAAAATCGTGTTGAACATTGTGTTATAAAAACTAAATATTAA
- the queA gene encoding tRNA preQ1(34) S-adenosylmethionine ribosyltransferase-isomerase QueA, translating to MNLINFSFEIPNSLIAFYPSWIRSQCRLMIINGCTGQINHRFFFNIINEINSGDLVIFNNTEVIPARLSGFKESGGKVEVLLEKVLNNNNILAYLKSSNRVKINSNLFFGKYNEVQGSIINYRNPFYEIKFHNSKVSAIHIFNKIGHIPLPPYIKRKNIKLDEHLYQTIYKKNIGSIAAPTAGLHFDIPLLQSLLKKGVDIDFITLHIGSGTFQPIRTIEIEKHIMHSEWVSVSSDLINKIKICKKNGGRVIAVGTTTLRALESAYNSTSWNNTENYSKNTNIFIYPGYKHRVVDALITNFHFPESTLIMLVSSFLGYKNTINAYHEAIKKKYRFFSYGDAMYITYNKLAPYEKIKNKKF from the coding sequence ATGAATCTTATCAATTTTTCTTTTGAGATACCAAATTCATTGATAGCTTTTTATCCTTCTTGGATACGTAGTCAATGTCGTCTAATGATAATTAATGGTTGTACAGGTCAAATAAATCATAGATTTTTTTTTAATATTATAAATGAAATTAATTCTGGTGATTTAGTCATTTTTAATAATACCGAAGTTATTCCTGCTCGTTTATCTGGTTTTAAAGAAAGCGGGGGAAAAGTTGAAGTTTTACTTGAAAAAGTATTAAATAATAATAATATACTTGCATATCTTAAATCATCAAATCGAGTTAAAATTAATTCTAATCTTTTTTTTGGAAAGTATAATGAAGTTCAAGGTTCTATAATTAATTATAGAAATCCATTCTATGAAATTAAATTTCATAATAGTAAAGTTTCAGCTATTCATATTTTTAACAAAATTGGACATATACCTTTACCTCCTTATATTAAAAGAAAAAATATAAAATTAGATGAACATTTATATCAAACTATATATAAAAAAAATATAGGTTCAATTGCGGCACCAACTGCAGGTTTACATTTCGATATACCTTTATTACAATCTTTACTTAAAAAAGGAGTAGACATCGATTTTATAACGTTACATATAGGTAGTGGCACATTTCAACCTATTAGAACTATAGAAATAGAAAAACATATTATGCATTCTGAATGGGTGAGTGTTTCTTCAGATTTAATTAATAAAATTAAAATATGTAAAAAAAATGGAGGACGTGTCATAGCTGTTGGTACTACTACATTACGTGCTTTAGAAAGTGCATACAATTCAACTTCATGGAATAATACAGAAAATTATTCCAAAAATACTAACATTTTTATATACCCTGGTTATAAACATAGAGTTGTTGATGCATTAATTACTAATTTTCATTTTCCTGAGTCAACATTAATTATGTTAGTATCTTCTTTTTTAGGTTATAAAAATACTATTAATGCTTATCATGAAGCAATTAAAAAAAAATATCGATTTTTTAGTTATGGAGATGCAATGTATATTACATATAATAAATTAGCTCCTTATGAAAAAATAAAAAATAAAAAATTTTAA